The Ahaetulla prasina isolate Xishuangbanna chromosome 4, ASM2864084v1, whole genome shotgun sequence genome has a window encoding:
- the FZD8 gene encoding frizzled-8, whose product MEPRSYLLTVAFLPLFLSAWSPLQRQPSCAAAAAAAAAAAAAAAGSSSAKELSCQDITVPLCKGIGYNYTYMPNQFNHDTQDEAGLEVHQFWPLVEIQCSADLRFFLCSMYTPICLENYKKPLPPCRSVCERAKAGCAPLMRQYGFAWPDRMRCDRLPEQGNQDMLCMDYNHTDLATAAPQPQPKPPHRKPAGGGTGRGSGAVVPPPSAADPPLRKSRPPTPCEPGCQCRAPMVSVSSERHPLYNRVKTGQIANCALPCHNPYFSPDERAFTAFWIGLWSILCFISTFATVSTFLIDMERFKYPERPIIFLAACYLFVSLGYLVRLVAGHEKVACSGGAAAAAAAAGAGPAGPAGGAAGAAAAAVGGRGAAGGAAELQPDLAVAEHVRYESTGPALCTIVFLLVYFFGMASSIWWVILSLTWFLAAGMKWGNEAIASYAQYFHLAAWLLPSIKSIAVLALSSVDGDPVAGICYVGNQSLENLRGFVLAPLLIYLAIGSMFLLAGFVSLFRIRSVIKQQGGPTKTHKLEKLMIRLGLFTVLYTVPAASVVACLFYEQHNRPHWEATHNCPCLRDQEPDQARRPDYAVFMLKYFMCLVVGITSGVWVWSGKTLESWKALCTRCCWASKGTAVAVVGSIGARGGGTGIGSAAAVGGLGGGGGSMYSDVSTGLTWRSGTASSVSYPKQMPLSQV is encoded by the coding sequence ATGGAGCCTCGCTCTTACCTGTTGACCGTCGCTTTTCTGCCGCTCTTCCTGTCTGCCTGGTCGCCGCTGCAAAGGCAACCTAGCTGCGCCGCCGCGGccgcagcagcagcggcggcagcggcagcagcagccggCTCTTCGTCCGCCAAGGAGCTGTCCTGCCAGGACATCACCGTGCCTCTGTGCAAAGGTATCGGCTACAACTACACTTACATGCCCAACCAGTTCAACCACGATACGCAGGACGAGGCGGGCCTGGAAGTCCACCAGTTCTGGCCCCTGGTGGAGATCCAGTGTTCGGCGGACCTGCGCTTTTTTCTGTGCAGCATGTACACGCCCATCTGTCTGGAGAACTACAAGAAGCCGCTGCCGCCCTGCCGCAGCGTGTGCGAGCGGGCCAAGGCCGGTTGCGCGCCCCTCATGCGCCAGTACGGCTTCGCCTGGCCGGACCGCATGCGCTGCGACCGCCTGCCCGAACAAGGCAACCAGGACATGCTTTGTATGGACTACAACCACACCGACCTCGCCACCGCCGCGCCGCAGCCGCAGCCCAAGCCGCCGCACCGAAAGCCGGCGGGAGGCGGGACAGGGAGAGGTTCCGGGGCTGTGGTGCCGCCACCGTCCGCCGCGGACCCCCCACTCCGCAAGAGCCGTCCTCCAACCCCCTGCGAGCCGGGCTGCCAGTGCCGGGCGCCGATGGTGTCGGTGTCCAGCGAACGTCACCCGCTTTACAACCGGGTCAAGACGGGCCAGATCGCCAACTGCGCCCTGCCGTGCCACAACCCTTACTTCAGCCCGGACGAGCGCGCGTTCACCGCCTTCTGGATCGGCCTGTGGTCCATCCTGTGCTTCATCTCCACCTTCGCCACCGTCTCCACCTTCCTGATCGACATGGAGCGCTTCAAGTACCCGGAGCGGCCCATCATCTTCCTGGCCGCCTGCTACCTCTTCGTCTCGCTGGGCTATTTGGTGCGCTTGGTCGCTGGCCACGAAAAAGTGGCTTGCAGCGGCGGAGCGGCGGCGGCTGCAGCTGCAGCGGGAGCAGGACCGGCGGGCCCCGCTGGAGGCGCTGCGGGGGCGGCCGCTGCAGCCGTGGGCGGCCGCGGAGCTGCCGGCGGAGCTGCGGAGCTACAGCCCGACTTGGCGGTGGCTGAGCACGTGCGGTATGAGAGCACGGGCCCGGCTCTGTGCACCATCGTCTTCCTTTTGGTCTACTTCTTTGGCATGGCCAGCTCCATCTGGTGGGTTATCCTGTCCCTCACCTGGTTCCTGGCGGCAGGTATGAAGTGGGGCAACGAGGCCATTGCGAGTTACGCTCAGTACTTCCATCTCGCAGCTTGGTTACTTCCCAGCATCAAGTCCATTGCGGTGCTGGCTCTCAGTTCTGTGGATGGAGATCCTGTGGCTGGAATCTGCTACGTGGGTAACCAGAGCCTGGAGAACCTGCGAGGCTTTGTGCTGGCCCCTTTGCTCATCTACCTGGCCATCGGTTCCATGTTCCTGCTGGCTGGGTTTGTCTCCCTCTTCCGCATCCGGAGTGTCATCAAGCAGCAAGGAGGGCCCACCAAGACACACAAgctggagaagctcatgatccgtCTGGGCCTTTTCACCGTGCTCTACACAGTGCCTGCCGCCAGCGTGGTGGCTTGCCTTTTCTACGAGCAGCATAATCGCCCCCATTGGGAAGCCACTCACAACTGTCCCTGCCTGCGGGACCAAGAGCCTGACCAAGCCCGCCGGCCAGATTACGCGGTTTTTATGCTGAAGTACTTCATGTGCCTGGTGGTTGGCATCACCTCGGGAGTTTGGGTCTGGTCTGGAAAGACGCTGGAGTCCTGGAAGGCACTCTGCACCCGCTGCTGCTGGGCCAGCAAAGGGACCGCAGTTGCTGTGGTGGGGAGTATTGGAGCCAGGGGGGGAGGTACCGGCATAGGGTCTGCTGCCGCTGTGGGAGGactggggggtggaggggggtcTATGTACAGTGATGTCAGCACTGGTTTGACTTGGAGGTCTGGCACTGCCAGTTCAGTTTCCTATCCCAAACAAATGCCTTTGTCCCAGGTGTGA
- the LOC131198273 gene encoding gap junction delta-4 protein-like: protein MATDMKYWSAFSFSFIVINSNVTIIGKIWVSYMILMKLMLIALGAYPLYQDELAAFVCNTNQPGCSSMCFDAFTAVSQVRFWLFEFLSVLLPFAVFVICILHNVVNQVVEVYGLSCTYCKQIKTSLGLRVTEASFSAQTKSKVTCGAHELAIPDFSRAYFVQLLMRVMIEFGFAISSYHLFGFYVEKFFNCTEEICPSDITCFVPRTTEKSAVMILLWVVSTFSIFLGVLDLILVVKEIRDKMRATSQTKICSTRHRGGGSRDMFSFDDTEDPTSIPMTRYRKERNCPKEFEF from the exons atGGCTACAGATATGAAATACTGGAGTGCGTTTAGCTTTTCCTTCATAGTCATCAATTCTAATGTGACCATTATAG gGAAGATTTGGGTAAGCTACATGATCCTGATGAAACTGATGCTGATAGCGCTCGGGGCGTACCCTCTCTATCAAGATGAATTGGCCGCTTTTGTCTGCAACACCAACCAGCCAGGATGTTCAAGCATGTGCTTCGATGCTTTTACAGCAGTCTCTCAAGTTCGTTTCTGGTTGTTTGAGTTTTTGTCTGTCCTGCTTCCTTTTGCAGTGTTTGTCATCTGCATCTTGCACAATGTGGTCAATCAAGTTGTGGAGGTCTATGGTCTCTCTTGCACTTATTGCAAGCAGATCAAAACATCTCTTGGCCTCAGAGTTACCGAAGCATCTTTCAGTGCGCAAACAAAAAGCAAGGTCACTTGCGGGGCCCATGAATTGGCAATCCCTGATTTTTCCCGTGCATATTTCGTTCAATTGCTCATGAGAGTAATGATAGAATTTGGCTTTGCGATTAGTAGCTACCATTTGTTTGGTTTCTATGTTGAGAAATTCTTTAACTGTACTGAGGAAATTTGTCCAAGCGATATAACCTGCTTCGTCCCTAGAACCACTGAAAAATCTGCCGTGATGATCTTACTGTGGGTTGTCAGTACTTTCTCCATATTTCTTGGCGTTCTTGATCTGATTTTGGTTGTAAAAGAGATAAGAGATAAGATGCGTGCAACTAGCCAGACAAAGATATGCAGCACTCGCCATAGGGGGGGAGGAAGCAGAGATATGTTCAGCTTTGATGACACTGAGGATCCTACAAGTATCCCCATGACAAGAtatagaaaggaaaggaattgtCCAAAGGAGTTTGAATTTTAA